ggagggggagagacagacagacagagaggtgGACACAGGGGGTGTGTCAGAGGGCTAAAAATAGAGACTGGCGGAAGGACCGTCAGAGGAacagagacacaaagagaagGACAAAGACAGAGTGGCCGAGGaagaaatagagagaaagaatgggaacgacagaaaaagaaaggaaaaggaagaaaacaagaaaagagagcgAAGGAGATGGAAACGAACAGTCAGATGGAgatggaggagggaaagaaaaggctCTCAGAAAGACAGACGGAAATGGAAGGACGTCCTGGTCTGGAAGGAGCTGCCCAGAGATAAATACAGCAGCGAGAGGCCCAGAAAGATCGAGGGTGAGGTAGGGAGGGGGGAAAGGCAAGAAATGGCAAAGGGTACGTGTGGCAGGGGTGTGAGGACAGGAAAAGTGACAGACCACATCAGAAAAACCTCAGAGAGTGAGAAGAGGGGAAAACAGACAGGGCTCCTGAGCTGCCCTAAGGATGTGTCTAAGCCCTTATCTGGGAGGAGTTTGGGGGTGCTGTGAAGATTAAAGCCCAGTCCTCCTCACACTgactctttttgtgtgtgtgtgtttgtctgtttgagatggagtcttgctcttgttgcccaggctggagtgcaatggcactatctcggctcactgcaacctccacctcccaggttcaagccattgtcctgcctcagcctcccgagtagctgggattacaggtgcccaccatcacgcccagctaatttttgtatttttagtagagatagggtttcgccaaactgttggccaggctggtcttgaactcctgaccttgtgatctgccctccttggcctcccagagtgttgggattacaggcgtgagccagcacacccagtcCACACTGACTCTTAAGAGGGGCCtcagccgggtgctgtggctcatgcctgtaatcccagcactttggaaggccgtggtgggtggatcacttgaggtcaggagttcgagaccagactggccaacatggcgaaactccttctctacaaaaatacataaattaggtgtggtgtaatcccagctacttgggaggctgaggcaggaaaatcgcttgaacctgggagagggaggttgcagtgagctgagatcgcaccactgcactccagcctgggcaacagagtgagactctgtctcaaaaaaaaaaaaaaatttaaaaagaggggCCTTTATACACAGTGAGGAGAAGATGGGCAAAACTTGGAAGTCCTACAGAGCAGTAGAAACTTGGGATGTGGGAACTTGGGCTCCTAGTTTCCTAGGAAGGTGGTGGCAGAAGCTTGGACTCCTGAGTCTAAGAGTGGATGGGACAGGGACCCAGATTCCTATGttctggggaaggaggaggctggggacTTGGATTCCTGAATCTGAGGAAGGAAGGAGCTAGAGGACTGGAGTTCTGAGTCTGgggggagggagctgggggaTACAACTTAGGGGACTTGAAATAGGAAGGTACCAGGGAACTAGACCCCTGGGTTTTCAGGTAGGAGAGGGTAGAGGGCCAGGACCActggtttcaaaaaaataatttgggcCACATCTCCACTAGATCAATCCAGTTTCTaactcccttccccaccccagagAAAATGTCCTTTACTTCTGTCCCTTTAAGAGTCTAAGTCTGTCGCTAGGCTCCCAGGATCCCCTGGGAGGGGGTGAGGTGCGTCACCTGTGTGCCCCTGAGACCCTACCTCCCACCGCCCTGCCCAGATCTGTTCTGCAACATTCACCGTTCTCTGCATCCAGCTCTGCTTATCTGCTGTTACCTTGGACACCAGAGCAGGTAAGAGACCCCAGGACCTCAAGTAAGCCTGTCCCATCGATGTGTCGGCCGCCTCCACCTCCACCTGAACACAGACCTATGCTTCTCTGCCCAGACTGGCCCCGGAGATGCCGAAATCCTAGCTCCATCTTCAATAACAGACTTGAGAGTCCTGCCCCAAAGCTCTCTTCTTCAAGTCCCTACCCCTCTACTCTGCAGAGCCCAGACCCCAGACCCTATTTCTGGAGGACTCAGAGCTCCCAATTCCTTTCTAACTCAGGAACCAAGAGCTCAAGGCCTCTTATCTCCTTTCACCCCTGCAATCCAGCCCCCAAACCTTGCTCCCTCAAAATTCTAGGCACCTGAACTTCCAGCCTTCTCCTCTCTAAAGAACCAGGAGCCAGGAACCTCAGCCCCCTCACCCTGCAAGACGCAGGAGTCTGAACCCCCAGCAACCTTCTTAACCCAGAGCCCAAatgtctccctcctccctcaaaTCCATGAGTCCAGCCCTCAGCCGTTAGGAGCCTCCTGTAGTGTAAACAACTGTTGAGTCAAGGTGTCCCGGGGGACCTCGGAGAGGAAGGAGATCCCACGTCCCCTCGAAGCCCTGACACTCCCTAAAGTCGAAGTCGAGGAGATCTGAGGCCTGGAGAAGTGTCGTTCTTTCCCAATTTTTCTAGGACCCCTCGCTGaaacagataaggaaattaacTACGACTCCCAAGTAGCCCCGCGCCTCAGTCTCTCTTGGCTACCTGGGCCATCGCCCCACAAGCCTCCAAGGGACTTGCGATTGGGTTCTCTTCCCATCCCTGGCGCCAAGCTGGGCCCCGGACAGACGTGGTCCACCTGTGTTCCAGTGGGCGTGGCCTCCGGGAGTGGGCGGGGCTCCTGGGAGCCTTCGGCCTTAACCCCTTCCTTCCCGCTCTCCCCCGCAGCTATAGGTATCTGCCAGAGCTATGAAATCATTCAGCCGGATCCTCTTCCTCGTCTTCCTCCTCGCCGGCCTGAGGTCCAAGGCCGCTCCCTCAGCCCCTCTGCCTTTGGGCTGTGGCTTTCCGGACATGGCCCACCCCTCTGAGACTTCCCCTCTGAAGGGTGCTTCTGAAAATTCCAAACGAGATCGCCTTAACCCAGAATTTCCTGGGACTCCTTACCCTGAGCCTTCCAAGCTACCTCATACGGTTTCCCTGGAAACCTTCCCACTTGACTTCACTGAGCCCCTCAACCCTGACCTCCGAGAAACCCCGCACCCAGAGTCTCCTGAGACCCCCAAAGCTGACTCACTCACAACCTCAATATCAGAATCCCTGGACATGCCCAAAACTAACCTCTCCAAAATGGCACACCCAGAGTCTTCTGAGacccccacacctggcccaacTGAAATGCCACACCCAGGATCCCCTGAGACCCCCAAACCTAACTTCTCCAAAACTTCACGCCCAGAATTTCCTGAGACCCCAAACACTGACCTTATGCAAACTACACCCCAAGAATCCCCAGAGATTCTGCAGCTTAATGCCACTGAAGTCTCACAGGCAGAACTCCCCGAGACCTCAAACACTAACCCTACCAAGACCCCTGACCCCAAATCCCCAGAAAAGCATGACCTCAACTCCACTGAGACCCCAAACTCTGAATTTCTCCAAGCTCTCCATCCTGACCCTTCTAAAACCCCCCACCCAGAATCCCATGTGACCCACAATCCCAGCCCCACCGAAATTTCCCAAACAGAATTCCCCACAACCTACTACCAAAATGCAACAGATGTACCCAGGACCTCCGACCCTCAAATCTCCACTAGTCTCTACCCAGAAACACCTGTGCCCTTCAAGGATGACGCCACTGCTCTAAATGAGCTGTCCCTGAATCCCAAACCAGGAACACCTGCAGCCATCCAGCCCGACTCCCCAAAATTGCCCACTTCAGATTCTCCAGGAATGGTTGAGCTGAAGGCCCCCCAGAACTCTGGCCCTAAGGAGTCCAAcgtccctcctccctcagcccggATTGCAGGTCCCCCTGCTCTTCCAGGGCGCCCCAGTCAGTTGGCCCCTGCCACTCTGCGGGCACCCCAGAGGCACAGCCGAGGTGAGGGAGTCAACACCATCATCGTGGTGGAGCGAGTGAAGGAGACCGGTGAGGGGCAGGAGCCGGACTCCTGAGtctgagggaggggctgggggcctggactcctgggtccgagggaggaggggctgggggcctggactcctgggtgcgagggaggaggggctgggggcctggactcctgggtccgagggaggaggggctgggggcctggactcctgggtgcGAGGGAGGACCGGctggggtctggactcctgggtctgagggagaaGGGTTTGGGAACAGGAATTCCTggatctgagggaggaggggctagGAGCTTGGACCCCTGGGTCTGAGAGAGGAGGGGGTTAGGAGCTTAGATTGCTGGTATCCCCCTTCAGGCGTGACTCTGGTGGGGCGACCACGTGGCGCAGCAGGCGGGGCCCTCTGCCTGTTCTTCGCGGGGACCGCGCTGCTGATCGGCATCTTTGTGCTGCTGTGGTGTCTTTACCGCCGGGCAGCTAGACAGCGGCCCTTCGCACATCACCGGCTTCCGGACGACGGAGATGAACCGGGTGAGCGCCCTGCCCCTTGAATGCCTGCACTTTTCCATAACCTGGTCTCTCCCGGCACTACAGGGCGCCAGCCAAAAAAGCACAGGTCCCCCACCCAAGGTCAATGAAAGCCCTGGCTCTTCCATGGCAACGTCCAGCCCCCTAAATGTCTGCAATTTCACCCAAGAGTCCAGTGCCGCTCCCAATGCGGTTGGAAACGGCTTCAGGCCCAGAGCCGGCCGTCCCCGccagccccgcccctgcccctcCAGGTACGCGGCCCGGAGCCCTGTACTTCCCGCCCTCCACTGCAGGCCCCGCCGCTGCTGATCGGACGCCACGCCTCCTGGTTTCTGCAGCGGCCCCCACCCTTTTTATTGAAAACTCAGTTCAAATGCAGAATCGGAATCCTCTCTCCGGCCTCCTGATCGGTCGGCCGCACAAAAGCGGCCCTGGAGATGATCTGGAAGGGGGCCTGGAGGGTCAGCCCAGAGATGACCACGCCCCTTTGCACCCACAGTTCTGCATTTGGACGCCCCGAAAGACCCCTACGACCTCTACTTTTATGCTCCGGATACCTGGGTCCCTTCCCACATCGCCACCAAGCAGCCCCCGCCCACACCTCCTCTGCCACCAAAGCTGCCCCCGCCGCCCCGCGGGGGTCGCCCGCAGCGTCTGGAGGCCCTGTCCCCCGCCACGCTCCCCAACAACTTCGTGTGAGCCCCACCGAGTTCTGCCGGACCTGCACATCCCCACAGTGAAGGAAAACCCTGCGCTTCTGGTATGCTTAGCTAGAGTAGTGCCCCGGATAAAGGGTCTAATATACAGAGATGCTTGCGCTGTGATCAGAGAACAAGGTCTGAGACCGAATAAATATCATGTTCCCATGGCTAGACCCCTCCTCTGGCCTGagccctggggtgggaggggctggagTCTGAGACCGCTGAAACTtggggaggagaggctggggtctggacccctgggtctgagggaggaggggctggggcctggactcctggtctgagggaggagggacgggggtctggactcctgggtctgagggaggaggggctggggcctggactcctgggtccgggagaggaggggctggggcctggactcctgggtccgggagaggaggggctgggggcctgaaaccctgggtctgagggaggaggggctggggcctggatcCCTGGAACTGAGGAAGGAGGAGCTAGGGGCCTGAACTCCTCGGTCTGAGGGAGGACGGGGCTGGGGACCAGGATGCCTGTGACCTCCACAGCCAAGAACAACTGAGCCTATACACCAAAGCTTTTATTGGGAGTGGGGCAGGGCAGGATTTACagtcacagagacagagacacaaagacacaACCCTGCACTGGGAAAAAACACCCCTGGCTCCTGCCCCATTCCCTTTCATGGGATTCTGTGACTTCTCTATAGGTTCCCCAAATTCTAAGCTGAAAGAGGGGTGTCTGAGAGGGGAAGGATCCCAGATTTTGAGTCATTAAGCCCCTGAGGGACACAACAAATGGCCACTGAGAAACAGGGTAGTTCGAAACCACCCAGGAGAATAAAGTGCGAGGAATTGGGGAGGGGGCATCATGAAACCACCATGGGGGAGTTCAATGGTGGTAGCTTCAAACCTTTGAGTTCATGGACTGGAGCAGCCACTATTTAGACCTGAAAACCATGTCAGAAAAAGTGCACGGGGGTAGAGAGGCATATTGTTAAAATTGCGATTTTGGTTGTTTCcccagacattatgctaagctaGGGAGAAGAGGGTCTTGAGAAATTTGGTGCTTTCGCAGAATCTGCTGGTAGGGGAGATGTGAAGTGGGCACGGAATCGGGGACTTGAAACCGCCATTTTCCATCAGAAACGCTGGTGAGAATCAATCCCTGGAATGGCGGGGACGAGTAATTGGTTAAACCAATCTGGAAGATGCAGAACAGAGTTGGGAGAGATTTGAAACTTCTAGAGGAGGACCTTGAATTTTTCTGAAAGGAGATGGGAGCTGAGTGATCTCAAAGGTTAGCCTGAGAGTCCCTGGAGATAAAGGAAAGCGGGGGGTGTGGGTGCCTCAAAACCACAAGAGAGAGTAAGAGGTCGAACTGTCCATTCAAATAAAGCCCTGAAAGGAGAGATTTGAAACCACTGAGGCAGAACGGGTGGAGAGGGAACCTTTAGGGGAATTTGGGTATCCTTGAAACTGTCAGTCTGCAGCTTCACTACCCCTGAGAGGCAATTGGGAAGGAAAGAGGATTTGACAGCACTGGGAACAAGGGAGAGTGCTTCTTAGGCCTGAGGCAGGACAGAGAGGAGCAGGGTTCCTTGAcactgtcactcaggccagaGATGAGTGGAATGGAGGTCCTGGAAACTGCCATTCAGTGGGAGGCACATGGTCAGTAGTCCCGGAcagggggtgggggcctggggggcTGAAATGTGCTGTGTGTGGCCCCATAGGAGGGCGGGGGTGCAGGGGGTGCCCCCGGGGGCTCAGCCTCATCCTCCATTTCGCTGTCGTCACTGCCAGCCAGCTGGTCATGGCCAACGAAGCCACACTTCTCCTCGCTCATCTCCTCAGGCTCTGCCCACGGCTGCTTCTCTCCAGAAGCAAAGACCCCGTAGAAGATGACACCTCCATAGTGCACCAGGGAGGCAATTAGGAACACGTACTGCCACTCCTCCCGAGTCTGCAGGGGACAATAGGGCTGAGGTCAAATGGGAGGACAGAGAAACAGAGGCGGAGAGAGGGGGAGGCCtagaggaagggaggcagagacCCAGGGAGGCTGAAAAGGCAGGGATGGCACCCCAGAGACAGTGCCACCACGTGGTCAGTTAGGTACGAAGCACACACTTGGAGGCAGACTGAGTCAGGACTGCGGCACCCACCTTGTGCTTAGTCATGGCCCCCACGATGATGGGGCACACCATGCCCGACAGTGTGCCCACGCCGTTGGAGATGCCCATGAGGATGCTGGCGTAGCGCGGGGCTATGTCCAGGTGGTTCACGTTGAACCCTGGCGGAGAGACAAGTCGGAAGGCGTCACACCGGAATCTCACTCGAGTGATTCCCACTGGGACGTTCTCaaccctctcccctccccgccACTCATGTTCCACCTTTTGTGAGGCTGAGAGGCCCCGTTCCTGAGCCAGGAAGTTCCCTACAGAGCTGACCAGAGTCCCCCAAGCTGCGGATCCGCGGTTCTCACCAGAGATGGCGAAGCCGCTGAAGCCCACGGCTAGGACCAGGAAGGAGATGGCCACGCCCTTGGAGTGCGAGTAGCCGACCACCAACAGCAGCGTGGCTTCCATGCCGAAGCCTACGGGGGCGGGGGGGGCCCGCGTCTCCTGAGTGTCGGCCGGAGCAAGGCGCAGGCTGCCCCACACCGCCCTTCCAGACCTGCTCCAGCCCCAAACCGCGTCTATCCACCCCAGTCTGGCCACCTCCACGCCCAGGCCTCTTCGCGCCCTCCACGCCACCCGCACCCACCCTAACCAGGCCCCTACTTCTCCAAGACCCAGCCCTGACCACGCCCACCAGCTCCATCGCCCCTCCCGTAGCTCCACCCCTTGACTAGGCCACTCCCCGAACACGCAGGATCCCTGCTGTGCACGCTCACACCTTCCCCTCAATCCCCACTCatgagtttttggttttttttttttttaatttttgattttttattttttttaagagacaaagtctcacgacgttgcccaggctggtctcaaactcctgagctcaagtgatccaccggccttcgcctccgaaagtgctgggataacaggggttagccaccatgccctgcctgttttttaatttttaattgtaattttaatttttctagaaacaaagtctcgctctgtcgcccaggctggagtgctgcggcgcgatcatagctcactgcggcctcgcagttctgggctccagcgatcctcccttctcagcctcccaagtagatgggaccacaggcgcgcgccaccacgcctagcaaATCTCACTTGTTAGACAGCAGGCCCCCTAGGACCCTGTCTCTCCAGGTGCCTTGCTCTTAGCGCCTCTTCATCACCTAGTTCATGTCCTACCACACCCAACTTTGTGCAGGTCTTGTCCCTCCAGGCCCAACTCGGTCTTCTCTCTGCTCCACCCGGGAAGTCTCGCCCACCCTGCCCTTCCGCGCGGTGGCCCCTTGGACGGCCGCGTGACAGTCCCTTTCATCCAGGCCTGCCCTGCCCCGGCTCCACCCTGTTGGCCACGGCCCTTTGCATAGAAAGGGACTCCTGGGGCAGGCTGGATGGTTTCCGCCTGTAACCACTCCCCATCACCTCTCAATCCGGCTCTGCTCCACCCAGGCTGTCCTAGAGCCggcccaggccccgccccactCACCTCCGCAGTTCATCAACTTGCGCACGTTGGTGGTGGACATGATGCGGCGGCTCCGCAGGAAGTCCGCGATCTGGCCGCCGATGGGCACGATGATGGTCATGACCAGGTGGGGCAGCGCGGACACCAGGCCTACCTGCGGGAACAGGTGTACAGGGACACTAGGGTTCGGGGCCGCCGGCTCGGCGTCTCTGCCCGGTCCGTGCACCACCGGCTCCTCCCTGCCTCGGGATCGCCGCCAGTTCCCTCCCGCCGACCCCTCCGCGcccccctgccctctcctcctgGGCTCTACCTTGCTGATCTCGAAGCCGAACACTTCTTCGAAGTAGGCGGGCTGGGAGATGAGCAGCAGGTAGAACGTCCAGCTGCGGCAGAAGTTGGCCACGATGATGGCATAGACTGGCATAGACGTGAAGAAGCGCCGCCAGGGAGTGCTAAACTTCTGTGGGGGCGAGGGGAGGGCCGCTAAGACGGGGAGCGGGGCTGAGGGCTTCTCCGCGTCCCTTCAGGGACCACAGTGTAGTTCTGCAGAAACCAAAGGATCCCGACCGCACTGAAACTTCTATGGACCCAAAGGCGCGGGCTACACCATGTTGCCGTGGGGACCCAGGGATCCTAGCCTCAAGGTGACACTTGAGTGATGAAGGGGTCCTGGCCCTATGGTAGCCTCTCAGGTCCGCAGGTGTCCGGGCCCCTCAGGgacctgtctttttctttttttctttttatttttactttttgtattttgtattttgagtagagacgggggtttcgccatgttgcccaagctggtctggaactcctgggctcaagcgatcctgcagcctccacccccaaagtgttgggattgcaggcggaAGCCACTGAGCCTGCCCTAGGAGTCTCTTTTTATCAAAAATGCTCCCAAAATACAGCCTCAACTCAAGGTCTAAGCAAAACCCCCACATTCTAATCCCTTCTCTGCTGGCTTTAACTATGCCCTGTCAGTGGTTCTAATCCTGCTCAACTCCCGACCTAACCCTGCCCCCAGCACCTGAGAATCTCGTCCTCCGCGGGTTGCAACCCGCCTCCTAGGTTCTAGCCCCTCTCTTTGCGTTCCAGTCCCGTCTCCTCTAGAGTCTGCAGGAACCGTCCCTGATCTACACGCTGTGCAGGTTCGTGGCTTGCTATCTCTCCCCGCCCCTTCCCCGAAGATTTGGTCCCGGACCGTGAGGGGGTTCATGAGTTTCGCGCTCTCTCCGATGGCGTCCTCGATGTACTTGCGCTCCTCCTCCGAGATGCTGGGGTGCAGCGCGGGGGACTCGTAGGAGACGAGCAGCCAGAACAGGTACCAGAAGATCCCGAAGCTGCCTGGGGGGGTCAGGAGGGGGATGGGAGCGAGGTGAGGACCGGCCCCGCTCCGCCCCAGCGCCACCCGGAACCAGGCATCCGGGTCCCTCACCGTAGACGTAGAAAACAGAGCTCCATCCTGAGTACTGCACAAGGACCCCGGCGAGGGGCATCGCGACCACCGCCCCAGCATAGGAACCTAAGGGGGAGGATGCGGGGGAGAGAACAGGCCCATCTTCCCTCAGATCAAGGAGTGCGGACCCCCACCGCTTCCCCCTTTCCAGACACTGAATTACAGGCCACAGCCCCTCCTCCCTTAGACCCAGGAATCCAGGCCTAGCCCCTCCTCGCTCGGACCCAGGAATCCAggcccccagctcctcctcccccagacccaggagtccaggcccccagctcctcctccctcagacccaggagtccaggcccaaCCCCTCCTCTCTCAGACACAGGAGTGCAggcccccagctcctcctctcaGACCCAGGAGTGCGGGCCTCcagtccctcctccctcagacccaagagtccaggcccccagcccctcctctctcagacccaggagtccagccccagcccctcttccctcagACCTGGGAGTCCAGGTCCAgagtctcctcctcctccctcagacacAGGAGTTCAgcccccccagcccctccccgctCAGACCCAACAGTCCAGGCCCcaacccctcctccctcagattCAGGAGTGAGGATCCCTCTTCCTCTCACCACAAAAGGCTGTCGTCGCCAGGCGACTCCGTTCTAAGGGTGGGGCCCATTTGCTCCAGATCCCATGGCAGGCGGGGTATGTGACCCCCTAAAGAGGAGAAAACCAAGGTCACTGAGAAGAGGCAGGGTCCGAGCGAGGGCAGGGTCATATCAGGCGGGGATTTACCTCTACCAACCCCTGCAGGATCCTCACGAAGATGACACAGCCATAGTGGACGCGGGCAGCTGAGGGGATCAGCATGTTTAGAGTGGATGTTGCCACAATAGCAAAGCCGAAAACTCTGATGGGAAGGGTCAGAGAAAAGAATCCAAGCTATCCAGCCATGCCCGGGATTCTGCCTTTCCCGCCCACAGCAAGCTAGGCCCAGTGGTCCCCGGGACCCCAGGTCCCACCACCTCTCTGACTTACACCTTCCTCAATCGCAAGCCCCACCTTTCTCTAAGACCCACCCCCAAATCCAGGCTTCTCCCATTTACCAGAGCCAGCCCGCAAATTCAAGACCACGCCCTCTAACTCCACCCACACAACTGTAGTTACCGCCCACTTTGAGACCCCACCACTGTACCTGTTGGCTGCAAATTTTTGACAGATAAATCCTCCTGGAATCTGAGTGACAATGTAGCCCCAGAAAAAGGAGCCGTGTATGAGGCCGACAGTCTCTGGATCCCAGCTGAACTGGGCTTTCTGCGGGCCAAAATGTACATTAAATCAGCCGCCCTGTCCAGGCTCTGCCGCTCCACCAATCAGCACCCACAGACTTAGCGTCTCGACCTATCAGCAACGAGGAACCCCTCCCACCTCCAAAAGCCTGCCAATCAAAGCTCACACTATCTTTCTGTCAATTAAAGTCTACAAACTCCGCTCTTCCACGTTGCTAGGGCCTATGCTGCCTTAACAACAGAGTCCATCACCACCTAGACGCCTTGCTTTGCCTGCTTCCTTGCCTCCATGAAAGCCTAGGGGCCCATGTATGATGATGACTCTCTCCACTTATATCCAGCTTATGAGCGTTTGCGGAGTGACCTGCACAGGGTCCAGGCGGGGACACGAAGCAGCCAAGGGGGCGGACCAGATTGGAAGGGAGCAAGGGGAGGAACTTCAGGTAGGACAAAGGCACAAATCAGGACTCTTTTCTGATGCAGGGGCAAGGCCTATGCTGAAATTAAAATAGGAGAAAGgacagggcacggtggctcacgcctgtactcccaggactgggaggccaaggcaggaggatcgcttgagcccaggagtccgagaccagcctgggcaacatagtgagaccttgtctctacaaagataaaaataaaaatgttagctgGGTATGccggcgcacgcctgtagtcccagctgctcagaaggctgaggcaggagagtcacttgagcccaggagttcgaggctgcagtgatggtgccactgcactccagcttgggcgacagagcaatggCCCCACTGCACCGTAGCCTGGGAGACCCTGTGGGTCTTTAGATAAGGGACACAACACATGCAGTGGGACGTAGGCAGTGGCAGGGTTTCAAAAAAGGATCACATTCAGGGAGGAACCTGAGATGGGACTGAGATTAAATAGATGTGACCCGGGGACATGAGCTTGGGGTACAGGCGTGAGCAAAATTGCTAGTAGGTCCAAAATGGGGCAGGGGCAACCCCTAGGGAACCTGATGTTGGGGCGGACTCTACATTTTTCAATCAAGCCCCTGGAAATAAGGGCGGGACTTCATTTAGATCAGGACGGGGCTTAGGAAACGGAGGCGGCCCCTAAGGCGAGGTCAGAACTAAGGGGCGCACGGATTGGGCGGAGCTATTCCGACAGCGTTTCGGAAGGGGCGTGGCCTGGACGTCTGGTGGGTGAGTGTGACGTCAT
The DNA window shown above is from Homo sapiens chromosome 19, GRCh38.p14 Primary Assembly and carries:
- the GFY gene encoding Golgi-associated olfactory signaling regulator precursor, which gives rise to MKSFSRILFLVFLLAGLRSKAAPSAPLPLGCGFPDMAHPSETSPLKGASENSKRDRLNPEFPGTPYPEPSKLPHTVSLETFPLDFTEPLNPDLRETPHPESPETPKADSLTTSISESLDMPKTNLSKMAHPESSETPTPGPTEMPHPGSPETPKPNFSKTSRPEFPETPNTDLMQTTPQESPEILQLNATEVSQAELPETSNTNPTKTPDPKSPEKHDLNSTETPNSEFLQALHPDPSKTPHPESHVTHNPSPTEISQTEFPTTYYQNATDVPRTSDPQISTSLYPETPVPFKDDATALNELSLNPKPGTPAAIQPDSPKLPTSDSPGMVELKAPQNSGPKESNVPPPSARIAGPPALPGRPSQLAPATLRAPQRHSRGEGVNTIIVVERVKETGVTLVGRPRGAAGGALCLFFAGTALLIGIFVLLWCLYRRAARQRPFAHHRLPDDGDEPVLHLDAPKDPYDLYFYAPDTWVPSHIATKQPPPTPPLPPKLPPPPRGGRPQRLEALSPATLPNNFV
- the SLC17A7 gene encoding vesicular glutamate transporter 1, which translates into the protein MEFRQEEFRKLAGRALGKLHRLLEKRQEGAETLELSADGRPVTTQTRDPPVVDCTCFGLPRRYIIAIMSGLGFCISFGIRCNLGVAIVSMVNNSTTHRGGHVVVQKAQFSWDPETVGLIHGSFFWGYIVTQIPGGFICQKFAANRVFGFAIVATSTLNMLIPSAARVHYGCVIFVRILQGLVEGVTYPACHGIWSKWAPPLERSRLATTAFCGSYAGAVVAMPLAGVLVQYSGWSSVFYVYGSFGIFWYLFWLLVSYESPALHPSISEEERKYIEDAIGESAKLMNPLTKFSTPWRRFFTSMPVYAIIVANFCRSWTFYLLLISQPAYFEEVFGFEISKVGLVSALPHLVMTIIVPIGGQIADFLRSRRIMSTTNVRKLMNCGGFGMEATLLLVVGYSHSKGVAISFLVLAVGFSGFAISGFNVNHLDIAPRYASILMGISNGVGTLSGMVCPIIVGAMTKHKTREEWQYVFLIASLVHYGGVIFYGVFASGEKQPWAEPEEMSEEKCGFVGHDQLAGSDDSEMEDEAEPPGAPPAPPPSYGATHSTFQPPRPPPPVRDY